The window GGGTCTTGTCGCCGCCCACCTTTTGCGGGGCATGGAGATGACCCAGGGCCAGGTAATCCAGGCTGTCCGGGAAGGCGTCCGCACTCACAGAGGCCAGGGAGCCCACATAGAGATTACGTACCCCGTCGCCTTCCACGCTGTCGCCACCTGCGGTGAAGAGATGGCCCATGCCGATGAGGGGCACGGGGCGGGGAAGCCTGTTCCGTTGCTCCTCTGCTTCGGCGCAGACCTCCTGATAATGCTGTTTGATGCCCTGAATCAGATCGCGTTCGCGGTCATCCTGGTCCTGTCCGGCAACTGCGGTGCGGATATCCCGGTCGCGGAGAAAAGGGACCGCGCAGATGATGGCCTCGGGTTCCCCGGCCTGATCTTTGAGGACCAGGACTTCCTCGGCAGGCGAGGAGGGCAGGGCGGCCAGGATGTGGATATTAAGGGCGAGCAGGAGCTCTTTAGGCGCGCTGAGAAAGGTGGGGGAGTCGTGGTTGCCGGCGGTCACCACCAGATGACGGCAGGACGAGGCGGCAACCCGGCAGAGGAAAGTATAATAGAGCTGCTGGGCCCGGTTGCTGGGGGTGGTGGTGTGGAAGACATCGCCCGCCACCAGCAGGATGTCCACCTGCTGCTCGACAATGGTGTCGTAGAGCCAGTCGAAAAAGGCGGCGAACTCGGCGTAGCGATGGCGTCCGTAGAGGGTGCGGCCTATGTGCCAGTCGGAGGTGTGGAGGATGCGGAGGGTGGGGGATTGCATTGTGGGGTTGGGGAGATGGCGAGGAGAACAGATTCAGAAGGGAGCATTCCCTATTTATTAATTCCCCTATTCCTGGTTAACATTTTAAAATTATTGAAACAGTACAAAATGTGTTATTCTGTAACAATAGGAAAACTATAAGCCCTGGTAGTTTTTTGGCCGATGCAGCTAATGCTGTTACAGACATTTATTCAGCGATTAAGAATCAGGGAATGCTCCCGATTCAGAAGCAAGACGTTACTTCAAACTTCGTCGTCTGTATCAAGATGGTACAATTGTCAGTTATGATTAAAATTCAGCTATCCCTGCATCAGAACAGTTCTTATATAACCTTATAATTAAATTTCTTTTCTTTCCAGAAACATCAACTGTTCCAAAACACATTTTGTCATCTATCTGTATACTCCAATGATATGTACCTGCCAGCCCACTATATCCCCGATGAATAGCACCGCGTGATGCGCCATTATAACTAGATTCAAAATCTCCTGGACCACCTGAAATTGTAAGGTTTTTTTCAGAGCATCCGAATAGTCCACATATAGACTCAACTTCAATTAACACATATTGGGGATTATCAGCATTTTTTGTCAAAGAGGGGGGCGCTGTTGTCAATGAAGCCAGATAGCTAGTTATTTCTTTAGATTTACATAGGTTGGCTAAGTCAAGTGCTCGTACACCATCGCTTGTTTTAATGTTAGGATCGGCACCATATTTTATTAGTAATTTTATAATATCAAAATATTGTTTCACAACAGCAATCATCAATGGTGTTAGCTCCTTGTAATTTCTAATATTAGGGTCAGCTCCATTTTTCAACAAAAATTCAACAATATTTAGATTGTTTGAACGTACAGAAGAAGTCAAGATAGGCTCATAATTGAGAGGGTGACTATTAATGTCAAAACCCATCTTGTAATATCCTTTTACACACTTAATATCTTGGTCTAATATGCAGTTATAAATTTCTTTACTCATAGTTAAATATTTAGCATACACATCTTCGACAGATGCCTCATTAACTGTACCTGATGGAAATTGAAAATTTTCTAAAAACTTATGATATCTTTTTGTAGCCTTAACATTTTTTTTAAGCCTTCCTTTTTCTTTTTCATCGTCTGGAAAATTAATCTTATTGATTGTTGCACGCTTAAATAGATTAATTAGAGGGTATGGTGGAATATCATAAGGACGACCTTTTAGATCTTTGACTAGCTGAATATCTTTTTTTGAAAAATCTCTGGATTTTATTTTATTTATTTCATAAAAAGGTATTTTAATTACATGTTTCGTCACAATAGCATTCCCTTTAGGGATAAACAAAAAACAAAAGTCTTTTTTACTCTCAACTTTATATTGAGAGAATAATTTTAATCCAGGTAACGTTGTTAAAATGTGAAAGATTTTCTCCTCATCACTATACTCTTCTAGTAAAGAAGAGTATAAAGGGTGAAAATCAGACATTTCAGCCGAAAAAATAGCCATATTGCAATCGCTAATATAGCTAGGAGAGATAGATATGCCGTTTATGTTTAAAATATCTTCATATTTTTTATCTAGTTGAAGCAACTCCCTTCCAAAAGAAAAGCTGTTAAGATAGAAAAGTGCAACTAGCGCAAAAAAAAATATCCAAATTGTACTGATATTCTTCATGTCAGTTCTGAGAGAAAACAAGATCGGTGTCTTAAAAAAAATCTATTCTCAAATATTCAAATGTATAAAAATATAAGAGAATAGAAAAAGTGTAAACTTAAATCAAGTTGCTAACAAATTTACCAAGATTTGCCATTATCAAGTTTTACCAGAAATCCTCCTTTTTCTTTAATATATGGTGCTGCTATCCACATTTTAAATTGACTCGCATCAAATGGTTTTCCATTAATACTAATGACAGATACCTGTGCATAGTGAATAATTGAATCATGTTGAATATCCTGTGTCATTTTGTGGACTTTTAATCTTGTATTTGCTTTTCCCATATATATACAACTTACTTCTTCCAATGACTTATTGAGTTCATCGACTGTTGCTCCCTTCTCCTTAAGCATAACTGACATAATATTTGCAGATAATGCCGTTGATCGTTTTTCACAAAATGGCACACCATTCAAAAGTACACCTTCTTCCGAGGCAATAGCTAAAGAACTAGTTAATGAGAAAAATAAAATAGTTAATATTGCAGTTTTCATAATTGAACCCCCTATGATATTATGGTGTTGGTTGTATTTTTGGTAGCAGGCAACATATAGTTATTAATTATCAGTAAGTTGTCTCTTGATTTTTTCCTTAACAAGATTGTTATATTACTATCCCGCCTATAAAAAGCAACTCAAAGCTCGCAAACACCGACTTTTTTTGGGAAGCTATTAGTTCAGAGGTACTCTCGCTTCCTTTTTAACCCCCTCACCCCAACATCCCCCGCAACAATCCCAAGATAACTACAAGAAAGATCAATCAAATCAAAAGTGCGGCTTGCGATGAAGACCTGACTGATCTCTTCCACCGTAATCGCCACCAACACGGTCAGGCTGCCGACAAAGAATGCTTTCCCGAAAACAAGAAAATGCCTGGGATACAACAACTGATTGGCAAGGAAGGAGGCAATCGCCAATAAAACGAAATGCCCCAGTTTATCGCCACCAGGAAACATGTATAACCGACGAATAAAGAAAGGTAAAGTCCCGTGGTTGGCTGCATAGATGATGTAGAGAAAGAATCCGAGAAAGAGGGCGCCGAATATCACCCAAAGCCTGCTTGATTTTCTTGCTGTACTGGTCATTTTCACTCGCCCCCTTTCTGCTCCCCTTGCAGCTCATCACCGACCATGAACTAATCCCCGGAACAAGCGTTGCGTAAGTTATGTCACCACCGGGGACACAATTTGAAAATCAATAATTTATTCCTGTCGCAGAATCTCTACCTCTTTCATTGTCAGCCCCGTGACCTGAGCAATAGTCTGGACGTCAAGTTGGCCAACTGCCAGCAATTCGCGGGCAATTTCAATGTCCCGTTGTTTTCTTCCTTTATTAACACCAGCTGTATATGTGGATTCCACCATGCTTGCCTGATAGTGCAGATCATCCTGATACCGTTCGTATGCCCGGCGTTCTTCATCAGACAGCTTGAGAATATCCAGCTCCTGTTTAGCCTTTTTTATCCCCTTGGCCTTGAAATCGCTCTTGATCTCCTCATTTTTCAGGAAATAAATCCACTCATCCAAGGTGTCTTTGGCAATATCATTGAACTTATTGACCTTGATCAGATAGTACTCCGGGAAAACCTCATAAAGCCTGTCTTTTCCGTACAGCTCCTGTTGCTCATCGGAGAGCTGCAACAGGTCCTGTTCGTGCAGTCCTCGGAACGAGGTGGTGCCGTGATAGACATAGTCATCTCCGTGCCCCAAGTCGAAGTAAAGGATATTGATAGAAATAACTTTGGTGACCTTCAAATACGGACTGCTTT is drawn from Candidatus Electrothrix aestuarii and contains these coding sequences:
- a CDS encoding trypsin yields the protein MTSTARKSSRLWVIFGALFLGFFLYIIYAANHGTLPFFIRRLYMFPGGDKLGHFVLLAIASFLANQLLYPRHFLVFGKAFFVGSLTVLVAITVEEISQVFIASRTFDLIDLSCSYLGIVAGDVGVRGLKRKREYL
- a CDS encoding ankyrin repeat domain-containing protein, which encodes MKNISTIWIFFFALVALFYLNSFSFGRELLQLDKKYEDILNINGISISPSYISDCNMAIFSAEMSDFHPLYSSLLEEYSDEEKIFHILTTLPGLKLFSQYKVESKKDFCFLFIPKGNAIVTKHVIKIPFYEINKIKSRDFSKKDIQLVKDLKGRPYDIPPYPLINLFKRATINKINFPDDEKEKGRLKKNVKATKRYHKFLENFQFPSGTVNEASVEDVYAKYLTMSKEIYNCILDQDIKCVKGYYKMGFDINSHPLNYEPILTSSVRSNNLNIVEFLLKNGADPNIRNYKELTPLMIAVVKQYFDIIKLLIKYGADPNIKTSDGVRALDLANLCKSKEITSYLASLTTAPPSLTKNADNPQYVLIEVESICGLFGCSEKNLTISGGPGDFESSYNGASRGAIHRGYSGLAGTYHWSIQIDDKMCFGTVDVSGKKRNLIIRLYKNCSDAGIAEF
- a CDS encoding Rpn family recombination-promoting nuclease/putative transposase, which gives rise to MSQRKLIGFDWAMKKLLRSKANFEILEGFLSELLMEDICILELLESESNKEEARDKFNRVDLKVKNEKKEIIIIEVQYEREFDYLQRILFATSKVITEHLQESSPYLKVTKVISINILYFDLGHGDDYVYHGTTSFRGLHEQDLLQLSDEQQELYGKDRLYEVFPEYYLIKVNKFNDIAKDTLDEWIYFLKNEEIKSDFKAKGIKKAKQELDILKLSDEERRAYERYQDDLHYQASMVESTYTAGVNKGRKQRDIEIARELLAVGQLDVQTIAQVTGLTMKEVEILRQE
- a CDS encoding exonuclease SbcCD subunit D C-terminal domain-containing protein, with translation MQSPTLRILHTSDWHIGRTLYGRHRYAEFAAFFDWLYDTIVEQQVDILLVAGDVFHTTTPSNRAQQLYYTFLCRVAASSCRHLVVTAGNHDSPTFLSAPKELLLALNIHILAALPSSPAEEVLVLKDQAGEPEAIICAVPFLRDRDIRTAVAGQDQDDRERDLIQGIKQHYQEVCAEAEEQRNRLPRPVPLIGMGHLFTAGGDSVEGDGVRNLYVGSLASVSADAFPDSLDYLALGHLHAPQKVGGDKTRRYSGAPLVMGFGEAKKTKSVCLLEFPESGPPTVTPLNVPIFQPIKRIKGNWDHIQAELTTLKLEGQAIWLEIIYQGEELIADLRQRLDEAVADTNLEILRIRNHRIIEQALRPVQTEESLADLRHEEVFSRCLDTHAIPAEQRPSLLAAYQEITLALEQDDLMAE